A window of the Serinus canaria isolate serCan28SL12 chromosome 20, serCan2020, whole genome shotgun sequence genome harbors these coding sequences:
- the DHX35 gene encoding probable ATP-dependent RNA helicase DHX35 isoform X1, with protein MAAPVGPVKFWKPGSEGPGVSVSEERQSPAESSAVTVIYNPYASLSIEQQRQKLPVFKLRNHILYLVENYQTLVIIGETGCGKSTQIPQYLAEAGWTAEGRVVGVTQPRRVAAVSVAGRVADERGAVLGHEVGYCIRFDDCTDPQATRIKFLTDGMLVREMMADPLLTRYSVLMLDEAHERTLYTDIAIGLLKKVQKKRGDLRLIVASATLDAEKFRDFFNQNDTGDPSKDTSVILTVEGRTFPVDIFYLQSPVPDYIKSTVETTMKIHQMENDGDILAFLTGQEEVETVVSMLIEQARALARTGMKKHLRVLPMYAGLPSPEQLKVFERVPHTVRKVIVATNIAETSITVHGIAFVIDCGFVKLRAYNPKTAIECLVVVPVSKASANQRAGRAGRNRSGKCYRLYTEEDFEKLPKSTVPEMQRSNLAPVILQLKALGIDNVLRFPFLSPPPAQSMVQALELLYALGGLDMHCRLTEPLGMRIAEFPLNPMFAKMLLESGNFGCSQEILTIAAMMQIQNIFVIPPNQKNQAARQHRKFAVEEGDHLTMLNVYEAFVKHSKSSQWCQEHFLNYKGLVRASVVREQLKKLLVRFKVPKKSSEGDPDPVLRCIVSGFFANAAKFHSTGAYRTIRDDHELHIHPSSVLYAEKPPRWVVYNEVIQTAKYYMRDVTAVESSWLLELAPHFYQQGTVRNRHKGQTHLSLKAKRAKVDDH; from the exons atggcggcgcccGTGGGGCCGGTGAAGTTTTGGAAGCCGG GCTCAGAAGGTCCTGGTGTCAGTGTCTcggaggagaggcagagccctgctgagagcagcGCTGTCACTGTCATCTACAACCCTTATGCTTCCCTCTCCATTGAACAGCAAAGGCAAAAGCTGCCTGTTTTTAAG CTAAGAAATCACATACTTTACCTAGTGGAGAACTACCAGACCCTGGTGATTATTGGGGAAACAGGATGTGGGAAATCAACACAGATTCCACAA TACCTGGCAGAAGCTGGCTGGACAGCTGAAGGAAGAGTTGTTGGGGTGACACAGCCTCGTCGGGTCGCTGCTGTTTCA GTTGCAGGCCGAGTTGCTGATGAaagaggagcagtgctgggacatGAGGTTGGATATTGCATCCGCTTTGATGACTGCACAGACCCACAGGCTACAAGAATTAAG TTTCTAACTGATGGTATGCTGGTGAGGGAAATGATGGCTGATCCTTTATTAACAAGATACAG TGTCCTCATGCTGGATGAAGCTCATGAAAGGACTCTTTATACAGACATTGCCATTGGCTTACTAAAAAAG GTTCAGAAGAAGCGTGGGGATCTTCGCCTGATTGTAGCTTCAGCCACCTTGGATGCAGAG aAATTCAGGGATTTCTTTAATCAAAATGATACCGGTGACCCCAGCAAAGACACCAGTGTGATCCTCACTGTTGAGGGGAGGACGTTTCCAGTGGACATCTTTTACCTACAGAG CCCTGTTCCTGACTATATAAAATCAACTGTGGAAACTACAATGAAAATTCACCAGATGGAGAATGATGGGGATATACTGGCATTTTTAACTGGCCAG gaggaagtggAGACTGTGGTTTCCATGCTCATAGAGCAGGCTCGGGCCCTCGCTCGCACCGGGATGAAGAAGCACCTCCGTGTTCTGCCCATGTATGCTGGGCTGCCTTCTCCTGAGCAGCTGAAAGTGTTTGAGAGAGTCCCTCACACTGTCAGGAAG GTGATCGTTGCCACCAACATTGCCGAGACCTCCATCACCGTGCACGGCATCGCCTTTGTCATCGACTGTGGCTTTGTGAAGCTGCGTGCCTACAACCCCAAGACGGCCATCGAGTGCCTGGTGGTGGTGCCCGTGTCCAAAGCCTCGGCCAACCAGCGGGCGGGGCGTGCCGGCCGCAACCGCTCCGGGAAATGCTACCGGCTCTACACAG AGGAGGACTTTGAGAAGCTGCCCAAGTCCACTGTGCCAGAGATGCAGCGCAGCAACCTGGCCCCTGTCATCCTGCAGCTCAAGGCTTTGGGGATTGACAACGTGCTCAGGTTCCCCTTCCTTTCG CCACCCCCTGCACAGTCGATGGTGCAAGCTTTAGAGTTGCTGTATGCTTTAGGAG GTTTGGACATGCACTGCCGATTAACAGAGCCTCTTGGGATGAGAATAGCAGAGTTTCCTTTGAATCCTATGTTTGCAAAGATGCTTCTGGAATCAG GAAATTttggctgctcccaggagatCTTGACAATTGCTGCCATGATGCAGATTCAAAACATCTTTGTGATCCCTCCAAATCAAAAAAACCAGGCT gccaggcagcacagaaagtttgCTGTGGAGGAAGGGGATCATCTGACCATGCTGAATGTTTATGAAGCCTTTGTCAAA CACAGCAAGAGCTCCCAGTGGTGTCAGGAACACTTTCTGAACTACAAAGGGCTTGTGAGAGCTTCTGTTGTAagagagcagctgaaaaaacTTCTCGTCCGCTTTAAAGTGCCGAAGAAGTCCAGtgaag GTGATCCAGATCCTGTTTTGAGGTGCATAGTTTCTGGATTCTTTGCTAATGCAGCTAAATTCCACTCCACAGGAGCTTACAG GACTATCCGTGATGACCATGAGCTCCATATCCAccccagctcagtgctgtaTGCAGAGAAACCTCCACGCTG GGTAGTGTACAATGAAGTCATACAGACTGCTAAATACTACATGAGAGATGTGACAGCTGTGGAATCCTCCTGGCTGTTGGAGCTGGCACCCCACTTTTACCAGCAAGGAACGGTACGGAATCGGCATAAAGGCCAAACG
- the DHX35 gene encoding probable ATP-dependent RNA helicase DHX35 isoform X2, whose product MAAPVGPVKFWKPGSEGPGVSVSEERQSPAESSAVTVIYNPYASLSIEQQRQKLPVFKLRNHILYLVENYQTLVIIGETGCGKSTQIPQYLAEAGWTAEGRVVGVTQPRRVAAVSVAGRVADERGAVLGHEVGYCIRFDDCTDPQATRIKFLTDGMLVREMMADPLLTRYSVLMLDEAHERTLYTDIAIGLLKKVQKKRGDLRLIVASATLDAEKFRDFFNQNDTGDPSKDTSVILTVEGRTFPVDIFYLQSPVPDYIKSTVETTMKIHQMENDGDILAFLTGQEEVETVVSMLIEQARALARTGMKKHLRVLPMYAGLPSPEQLKVFERVPHTVRKVIVATNIAETSITVHGIAFVIDCGFVKLRAYNPKTAIECLVVVPVSKASANQRAGRAGRNRSGKCYRLYTEEDFEKLPKSTVPEMQRSNLAPVILQLKALGIDNVLRFPFLSPPPAQSMVQALELLYALGGLDMHCRLTEPLGMRIAEFPLNPMFAKMLLESGNFGCSQEILTIAAMMQIQNIFVIPPNQKNQAARQHRKFAVEEGDHLTMLNVYEAFVKHSKSSQWCQEHFLNYKGLVRASVVREQLKKLLVRFKVPKKSSEGDPDPVLRCIVSGFFANAAKFHSTGAYRTIRDDHELHIHPSSVLYAEKPPRWVVYNEVIQTAKYYMRDVTAVESSWLLELAPHFYQQGTHLSLKAKRAKVDDH is encoded by the exons atggcggcgcccGTGGGGCCGGTGAAGTTTTGGAAGCCGG GCTCAGAAGGTCCTGGTGTCAGTGTCTcggaggagaggcagagccctgctgagagcagcGCTGTCACTGTCATCTACAACCCTTATGCTTCCCTCTCCATTGAACAGCAAAGGCAAAAGCTGCCTGTTTTTAAG CTAAGAAATCACATACTTTACCTAGTGGAGAACTACCAGACCCTGGTGATTATTGGGGAAACAGGATGTGGGAAATCAACACAGATTCCACAA TACCTGGCAGAAGCTGGCTGGACAGCTGAAGGAAGAGTTGTTGGGGTGACACAGCCTCGTCGGGTCGCTGCTGTTTCA GTTGCAGGCCGAGTTGCTGATGAaagaggagcagtgctgggacatGAGGTTGGATATTGCATCCGCTTTGATGACTGCACAGACCCACAGGCTACAAGAATTAAG TTTCTAACTGATGGTATGCTGGTGAGGGAAATGATGGCTGATCCTTTATTAACAAGATACAG TGTCCTCATGCTGGATGAAGCTCATGAAAGGACTCTTTATACAGACATTGCCATTGGCTTACTAAAAAAG GTTCAGAAGAAGCGTGGGGATCTTCGCCTGATTGTAGCTTCAGCCACCTTGGATGCAGAG aAATTCAGGGATTTCTTTAATCAAAATGATACCGGTGACCCCAGCAAAGACACCAGTGTGATCCTCACTGTTGAGGGGAGGACGTTTCCAGTGGACATCTTTTACCTACAGAG CCCTGTTCCTGACTATATAAAATCAACTGTGGAAACTACAATGAAAATTCACCAGATGGAGAATGATGGGGATATACTGGCATTTTTAACTGGCCAG gaggaagtggAGACTGTGGTTTCCATGCTCATAGAGCAGGCTCGGGCCCTCGCTCGCACCGGGATGAAGAAGCACCTCCGTGTTCTGCCCATGTATGCTGGGCTGCCTTCTCCTGAGCAGCTGAAAGTGTTTGAGAGAGTCCCTCACACTGTCAGGAAG GTGATCGTTGCCACCAACATTGCCGAGACCTCCATCACCGTGCACGGCATCGCCTTTGTCATCGACTGTGGCTTTGTGAAGCTGCGTGCCTACAACCCCAAGACGGCCATCGAGTGCCTGGTGGTGGTGCCCGTGTCCAAAGCCTCGGCCAACCAGCGGGCGGGGCGTGCCGGCCGCAACCGCTCCGGGAAATGCTACCGGCTCTACACAG AGGAGGACTTTGAGAAGCTGCCCAAGTCCACTGTGCCAGAGATGCAGCGCAGCAACCTGGCCCCTGTCATCCTGCAGCTCAAGGCTTTGGGGATTGACAACGTGCTCAGGTTCCCCTTCCTTTCG CCACCCCCTGCACAGTCGATGGTGCAAGCTTTAGAGTTGCTGTATGCTTTAGGAG GTTTGGACATGCACTGCCGATTAACAGAGCCTCTTGGGATGAGAATAGCAGAGTTTCCTTTGAATCCTATGTTTGCAAAGATGCTTCTGGAATCAG GAAATTttggctgctcccaggagatCTTGACAATTGCTGCCATGATGCAGATTCAAAACATCTTTGTGATCCCTCCAAATCAAAAAAACCAGGCT gccaggcagcacagaaagtttgCTGTGGAGGAAGGGGATCATCTGACCATGCTGAATGTTTATGAAGCCTTTGTCAAA CACAGCAAGAGCTCCCAGTGGTGTCAGGAACACTTTCTGAACTACAAAGGGCTTGTGAGAGCTTCTGTTGTAagagagcagctgaaaaaacTTCTCGTCCGCTTTAAAGTGCCGAAGAAGTCCAGtgaag GTGATCCAGATCCTGTTTTGAGGTGCATAGTTTCTGGATTCTTTGCTAATGCAGCTAAATTCCACTCCACAGGAGCTTACAG GACTATCCGTGATGACCATGAGCTCCATATCCAccccagctcagtgctgtaTGCAGAGAAACCTCCACGCTG GGTAGTGTACAATGAAGTCATACAGACTGCTAAATACTACATGAGAGATGTGACAGCTGTGGAATCCTCCTGGCTGTTGGAGCTGGCACCCCACTTTTACCAGCAAGGAACG